A single region of the Vicia villosa cultivar HV-30 ecotype Madison, WI linkage group LG4, Vvil1.0, whole genome shotgun sequence genome encodes:
- the LOC131599798 gene encoding berberine bridge enzyme-like 21 — MTKSEPICSPSFFLSAPFFLLCLFFSSSLAAPPKTESLYTTFLNCLKQNNTDPSISNIVFPQSNPSFSTVLQNYIRNSRFNTSSTSKPLIIVTPKQPSHVQSTVICAKRVNIQVKIRSGGHDYEGISYINPSPFIILDMFNLRTINVDVKKQVAYVQAGATLGEVYYRIYEKSKVHGFPAGVCPTVGVGGHISGGGYGTMLRKYGLSTDNIIDAEIVDVKGRLLNRKSMGEDLFWAIRGGGGASFGVVLSYTVKLVAVPETVTVFRIEKTLEQNATDLVVQWQQVAPTTDNRLFMRLLLQPITSKTVKRGKTVRASVVALFLGGAKEVVAILRKEFPHLGLKKEDCLELSWINSVIWYNSQLDFKNGAKPESLLDRNVNSARYGKRKSDYVQKPIPRDTLELIWKKMIELGKVGFVFNPYGGKVGEIPVDATPFPHRRNLFKIQYSVNWNDPSPAVTLNYLNQAKSLYSFMTPYVTKNPRSAYINYRDLDIGINSFGKNSYEEGKVYGAKYFNNNFDRLVKIKTAVDPGNFFRNEQSIPVLIGKF; from the coding sequence ATGACAAAATCAGAACCAATTTGTTCtccatccttttttctttctgcaCCATTTTTCCTTCTCTGTCTTTTTTTCTCTTCATCCTTAGCAGCACCACCAAAAACAGAATCTTTGTACACAACTTTCCTTAACTgcctcaaacaaaacaacacagatcCATCAATCTCCAACATAGTTTTCCCACAATCAAACCCTTCATTTTCCACTGTCCTTCAAAACTACATCCGTAACTCACGTTTCAACACATCCTCAACTTCCAAACCATTAATCATTGTTACTCCCAAACAACCCTCACATGTTCAATCCACTGTTATCTGCGCCAAAAGAGTCAACATTCAAGTCAAAATCAGAAGTGGTGGACATGATTATGAGGGTATTTCTTACATAAATCCATCACCCTTTATCATCCTTGACATGTTCAATCTAAGAACAATCAATGTTGATGTAAAAAAACAAGTTGCTTATGTTCAAGCTGGTGCTACTCTTGGTGAAGTTTATTATAGAATTTACGAAAAGAGTAAAGTTCATGGCTTTCCTGCTGGTGTTTGTCCAACTGTTGGTGTTGGTGGTCACATCAGTGGTGGAGGGTATGGTACAATGCTGAGAAAATACGGTCTTTCTACTGATAATATCATTGATGCTGAAATTGTTGATGTTAAAGGAAGGCTTTTGAATAGAAAATCAATGGGAGAAGATCTTTTTTGGGCTATAAGAGGTGGTGGTGGTGCTagttttggtgttgttttatctTATACTGTTAAATTAGTAGCGGTTCCTGAAACCGTTACTGTTTTCAGAATAGAGAAAACATTGGAACAGAATGCTACTGATCTCGTTGTTCAATGGCAACAAGTTGCTCCAACTACTGATAACAGGCTTTTCATGAGGCTTCTTTTGCAGCCTATAACTTCTAAAACTGTCAAAAGAGGAAAAACTGTTAGAGCTTCTGTAGTTGCTTTGTTTCTCGGAGGCGCGAAGGAGGTGGTAGCGATTTTGAGGAAGGAATTTCCACATTTGGGTTTGAAGAAAGAGGATTGTCTTGAATTGAGCTGGATTAATTCTGTTATTTGGTACAACAGTCAACTGGATTTTAAAAATGGTGCGAAACCGGAGAGTCTTTTGGATAGGAATGTTAATTCGGCCCGTTACGGTAAGAGAAAATCTGATTATGTTCAGAAACCTATTCCAAGAGATACTTTGGAGTTGATATGGAAAAAGATGATTGAGTTGGGAAAAGTTGGGTTTGTTTTTAATCCTTATGGTGGAAAAGTAGGTGAGATTCCGGTCGATGCAACGCCTTTTCCCCACCGCAGGAATCTGTTCAAAATTCAGTATTCAGTGAATTGGAATGATCCATCACCTGCTGTTACATTGAATTATTTGAATCAAGCTAAGAGTCTTTATAGTTTCATGACACCTTATGTGACAAAGAATCCAAGAAGTGCTTATATAAACTATAGAGATCTTGATATTGGGATTAATAGTTTTGGTAAGAATAGTTATGAAGAAGGAAAAGTTTATGGTGCTAAGTATTTTAACAACAATTTTGATAGGTTGGTTAAGATTAAGACTGCTGTTGATCCAGGTAATTTTTTCAGGAATGAGCAGAGTATTCCTGTTCTTATTGGAAAGTTTTAA